One genomic window of Kosmotoga olearia TBF 19.5.1 includes the following:
- a CDS encoding ABC transporter permease — MSERKRKSDFQKMMKKFWTNGTAVLGASLLIFFIIVAIFAPKIAGTNPTGDNYQMPRVAWTSRPIAPSSEHPFGVIGGRDIFYGVVWGTRTAFRLGLTVAGLATLIGIFVGSISAYFGGWVDEILMRIVDIFMSIPFLVAAMVLTTILGKGLDKVMVALVAFGWMATARLIRGNILQAREEQYVLAARALGQKDWLIIVKHILPNTIFPVVVQMSMRMGSYVITAAALSFLGVGAEPGYADWGTILSYSRNWMTMLDQSWFAIVFPGIAMVLFVLAWNLVGDALRDIFDPRLRS; from the coding sequence ATGTCTGAAAGAAAGAGAAAAAGTGATTTTCAAAAGATGATGAAGAAATTCTGGACCAACGGGACAGCCGTTCTTGGCGCATCTCTGCTCATATTCTTCATAATCGTGGCTATCTTCGCTCCCAAAATCGCTGGGACCAATCCAACAGGTGATAATTACCAGATGCCCCGGGTTGCGTGGACATCGCGACCCATCGCACCAAGTTCCGAACATCCCTTCGGGGTGATCGGTGGAAGAGATATTTTCTATGGAGTCGTCTGGGGAACGCGCACTGCTTTTAGACTCGGCCTCACCGTTGCCGGTCTGGCAACCCTTATCGGTATCTTCGTTGGTTCGATTTCAGCATATTTTGGAGGCTGGGTTGATGAAATATTGATGAGAATCGTTGATATATTCATGTCAATCCCCTTCCTGGTTGCCGCAATGGTTCTGACAACTATACTCGGAAAAGGTCTGGATAAAGTGATGGTAGCACTTGTCGCTTTTGGTTGGATGGCCACCGCCAGGCTCATAAGGGGTAACATCCTTCAGGCACGTGAAGAACAATATGTCCTTGCCGCACGCGCTCTCGGCCAAAAGGATTGGCTGATTATCGTTAAACATATTCTCCCGAATACTATTTTTCCGGTCGTCGTTCAGATGTCAATGAGAATGGGATCATACGTTATTACTGCCGCTGCACTCAGCTTCCTTGGTGTTGGTGCTGAACCTGGCTACGCAGATTGGGGTACCATACTGAGTTATTCCAGAAACTGGATGACCATGTTAGACCAATCATGGTTTGCAATTGTGTTCCCCGGTATCGCCATGGTCTTATTCGTTCTCGCGTGGAACCTTGTTGGCGATGCTTTGAGAGACATCTTCGACCCGAGATTGAGAAGTTAA
- a CDS encoding ABC transporter permease gives MTAYIIRRLLLLPLILIGVTLIIFAMIWALGPERLLASYVKSPEALKTPDAAQRLIRKYGLDQPMPVMYAKWLWNVVRGDMGYSLVGKEPVAKAIAERFTYTFELAIYAFIPVVLVAISLGVISAVNHNKFIDQFIRVFALIGWSLPDFVFGLLLLWIFYAKLGWFPPGMVSPEYDLVMRSAEWHTITHMPTFDALLNGRFDVFLDALRHMILPVITLAYLWWAYLLRITRSSMLEVLRKDYIRTARAKGVPEKIVINKHAKRNALIPVVTVAGGTVIGLLSGTVIIESVYSRSGIGRFLADAATQLDYWSIIGGALFFSFLLVIGNLIVDVSYAIIDPRIRLQ, from the coding sequence TTTTCGCGATGATCTGGGCCCTGGGCCCCGAACGTCTTCTCGCATCTTACGTTAAGAGCCCAGAAGCCTTAAAAACCCCTGATGCCGCCCAGAGGTTAATCCGCAAATACGGGCTCGATCAGCCAATGCCTGTAATGTACGCTAAATGGCTCTGGAATGTTGTAAGAGGCGATATGGGCTATTCCCTTGTCGGGAAAGAACCGGTTGCAAAAGCGATAGCTGAAAGATTCACTTACACCTTTGAACTGGCTATATACGCCTTTATTCCGGTAGTCCTTGTAGCAATCTCTCTGGGGGTGATTTCAGCAGTAAACCACAACAAATTCATAGACCAATTTATAAGGGTATTCGCCCTTATAGGTTGGTCTCTCCCGGATTTTGTTTTCGGGTTGCTGCTACTGTGGATTTTCTATGCGAAACTGGGGTGGTTCCCACCAGGCATGGTAAGCCCGGAATATGACCTTGTTATGCGAAGCGCCGAATGGCACACAATAACCCATATGCCAACCTTTGATGCACTGCTCAATGGGCGTTTTGACGTCTTTTTGGATGCTCTGAGGCATATGATCCTTCCGGTGATCACCCTGGCATATCTCTGGTGGGCGTATCTGTTGAGAATAACCCGTTCCAGTATGCTTGAGGTACTGAGAAAGGATTACATAAGAACTGCAAGGGCAAAGGGGGTTCCAGAAAAAATAGTCATAAACAAGCACGCCAAAAGAAACGCCCTCATTCCCGTTGTTACCGTCGCGGGAGGTACAGTCATAGGATTACTTTCCGGAACTGTTATCATAGAGTCAGTTTACAGCAGATCCGGAATCGGCCGCTTCCTCGCTGATGCAGCTACTCAATTGGATTACTGGTCTATCATCGGTGGTGCGTTGTTCTTCTCATTCTTGCTAGTCATCGGTAACTTAATCGTCGACGTAAGCTACGCAATCATCGATCCCAGAATCAGGTTACAGTGA